Proteins from one Corallococcus exiguus genomic window:
- a CDS encoding GlsB/YeaQ/YmgE family stress response membrane protein, translating into MGIIAFIIIGLIAGLIARAILPGKQSMGLVATTLLGMVGSLVGGLIGSLFERNGRLFDLHASGIIMSVVGSIIVLLLVGAAGRRRVHA; encoded by the coding sequence ATGGGGATCATCGCATTCATCATCATTGGCCTCATCGCGGGACTCATCGCCCGGGCCATCCTGCCGGGCAAGCAGAGCATGGGGCTGGTGGCCACGACGCTGCTGGGCATGGTGGGTTCGTTGGTGGGTGGTCTCATTGGCTCGCTCTTCGAGCGCAACGGCCGGCTGTTCGACCTGCATGCCTCCGGCATCATCATGTCGGTCGTGGGATCGATCATCGTGCTTCTCCTGGTGGGAGCAGCGGGACGGCGCCGCGTCCACGCCTAG
- a CDS encoding 50S ribosomal protein L11 methyltransferase, which yields MSQTYLSLTVDIAEESSEILQDLLHEAGALGLEVRDTETPTMPGVRAPTKGESIVVAYFEDRESAEDARDAVAESHPTARLSLDEQPQQDWSNEWKSLIKSVQVGRLWVGPPWDVVNAPADKVKLVIEPKMAFGTGDHPTTSLCLAAVDDFMSTHPGASVLDVGTGTGVLAIAAKKLGAGHVVGTDNDPTSVELAQENCTDNQTPDLDISGRELTEVSGTFDLVLANILANTLIELAPLIVPKAKDRLVLAGVLAHQRADVEAAYRNLGCTVLEGAQQGEWVRIDLKR from the coding sequence ATGTCCCAGACCTACCTGTCACTCACCGTGGATATCGCGGAGGAGTCCTCCGAAATCCTCCAGGACCTGCTCCATGAGGCCGGAGCCCTGGGCCTGGAGGTCCGCGACACGGAGACGCCCACCATGCCGGGTGTGCGCGCCCCCACGAAGGGCGAGTCCATCGTCGTCGCCTACTTCGAGGACCGCGAGAGCGCGGAGGACGCCCGCGACGCGGTGGCGGAGAGCCACCCCACCGCGCGCCTGTCCCTGGACGAGCAGCCGCAGCAGGACTGGAGCAACGAGTGGAAGTCGCTCATCAAGTCCGTGCAGGTGGGCCGCCTGTGGGTGGGCCCGCCCTGGGACGTGGTGAACGCGCCGGCGGACAAGGTGAAGCTCGTCATCGAGCCGAAGATGGCCTTCGGCACGGGAGACCACCCCACCACGTCGCTGTGCCTGGCGGCGGTGGATGACTTCATGTCCACGCACCCGGGCGCGAGCGTGCTGGACGTGGGCACCGGCACGGGCGTGCTCGCCATCGCGGCGAAGAAGCTGGGCGCGGGCCACGTGGTGGGCACCGACAACGACCCCACCTCCGTGGAGCTGGCCCAGGAGAACTGCACCGACAACCAGACGCCCGACCTGGACATCTCCGGGCGCGAGCTGACGGAGGTGTCGGGCACCTTCGACCTGGTGCTCGCGAACATCCTGGCCAACACGCTCATCGAGCTGGCGCCCCTCATCGTGCCCAAGGCGAAGGACCGGCTGGTGCTGGCCGGCGTGCTCGCGCATCAGCGCGCGGACGTGGAGGCCGCGTACCGCAACCTGGGGTGCACCGTGCTGGAGGGCGCGCAGCAGGGCGAGTGGGTGCGCATCGACTTGAAGCGCTAG
- a CDS encoding 16S rRNA (uracil(1498)-N(3))-methyltransferase has product MVRLFVPLPDPAPADVTLTGERRHYLVHVLRLEDGDALEVFDGKGRAFEARVTGLDAESVRLVLGAVRVTPPAREMSILQGLPKGDKLELVLQKGTELGATAFHPVATARSVVKLEPKRAEERTQRWAKIVEEAARQCRRDDVPVVHPPRPLLDAARALTQGTLLLVLDEEESAVPLGEAFRSVAAGTPVALVIGPEGGLAREEVEGLRGLGARPVTLGSRILRTETAALAALAVMQHLDGSLG; this is encoded by the coding sequence GTGGTCCGCCTCTTCGTTCCCCTGCCCGACCCCGCCCCCGCCGACGTGACGCTCACGGGCGAGCGCCGCCACTACCTCGTCCACGTGCTGCGGCTGGAGGACGGCGACGCGCTGGAGGTGTTCGACGGCAAGGGCCGAGCCTTCGAGGCGCGCGTCACCGGCCTGGACGCGGAGTCCGTGCGGCTGGTGCTGGGGGCCGTGCGGGTGACGCCGCCCGCGCGCGAGATGAGCATCCTCCAGGGACTGCCCAAGGGGGACAAGCTGGAGCTGGTGCTGCAGAAGGGCACGGAGCTGGGCGCCACCGCGTTCCATCCGGTGGCCACGGCGCGCAGCGTGGTGAAGCTGGAGCCGAAGCGCGCCGAGGAGCGCACCCAGCGGTGGGCGAAGATTGTCGAGGAGGCCGCGCGCCAGTGCCGGCGCGACGATGTGCCGGTGGTGCATCCGCCCCGGCCGCTGCTGGACGCGGCGCGCGCCCTGACGCAGGGCACGCTGCTGCTGGTGCTGGATGAAGAAGAGTCCGCGGTACCGCTGGGCGAGGCGTTCCGGAGCGTGGCCGCGGGGACGCCGGTGGCGCTGGTGATTGGCCCCGAGGGCGGGCTCGCGCGCGAGGAGGTCGAGGGCTTGAGGGGGCTGGGCGCGCGACCGGTGACGCTGGGCTCGCGCATCCTGCGCACGGAGACGGCGGCGCTCGCGGCGCTCGCGGTGATGCAGCATCTGGACGGGTCGCTCGGTTAG
- a CDS encoding asparaginase gives MSRSCYGAPTPMATLVIESTRSGFVESLHTVSVAVVSAEGTRVAYAGDPERVTFWRSAAKPFQSLPMVQDGAADRYGFGPRELALSCASHSSEPVHRALAMQMLSASGCEERHLACGPHPSLSPAVAEEALKAGIVLTPRWNNCSGKHAGMLALARHHGWDVHGYASDGHPVQERIQDEIAKWTGLPSDALVKAVDGCLAVCFGLPLSAMATAWARFGVSEAPAARRLREAMLEHPDLVAGKGRACTDLMTAFQGDAVVKIGAEGVYCAALPKARLGVAIKVEDGDARCAAPALLAVLRLIAEQQGLSLPMTGLEHHAEPRILNTRNEVVGSLRAAGTLAFT, from the coding sequence GTGTCCCGTTCCTGCTATGGCGCGCCCACGCCCATGGCCACCCTCGTCATCGAGTCCACCCGCTCCGGCTTCGTCGAATCCCTCCACACCGTGTCCGTCGCGGTGGTGAGCGCGGAGGGCACGCGCGTCGCGTACGCGGGCGACCCGGAGCGCGTCACCTTCTGGCGCTCGGCGGCGAAGCCCTTCCAATCCCTGCCCATGGTCCAGGACGGCGCGGCGGACCGCTACGGCTTCGGCCCGCGCGAACTGGCGCTCTCCTGCGCGTCCCACTCCAGCGAGCCCGTGCACCGCGCCCTCGCCATGCAGATGCTGAGCGCCTCAGGCTGCGAGGAGCGCCACCTCGCGTGCGGCCCGCACCCGTCGCTGTCGCCCGCGGTCGCGGAGGAGGCCCTCAAGGCGGGCATCGTGCTCACGCCCCGGTGGAACAACTGCTCTGGCAAGCACGCGGGGATGCTCGCGCTGGCGCGGCACCACGGCTGGGATGTCCACGGCTACGCCAGCGACGGCCACCCCGTGCAGGAGCGCATCCAGGACGAAATCGCCAAGTGGACGGGCCTGCCGAGCGACGCGCTGGTGAAGGCCGTGGATGGCTGCCTCGCCGTCTGCTTCGGCCTGCCGCTCAGCGCCATGGCCACCGCGTGGGCCCGCTTCGGCGTCTCGGAAGCGCCCGCCGCCCGCCGCCTGCGGGAGGCCATGCTCGAGCACCCGGACCTGGTCGCGGGCAAGGGCCGCGCGTGCACGGACCTGATGACGGCCTTCCAGGGCGATGCCGTGGTGAAGATTGGCGCGGAGGGCGTCTACTGCGCCGCGCTGCCCAAGGCCCGCCTGGGCGTGGCCATCAAGGTGGAGGATGGCGATGCCCGCTGCGCCGCGCCCGCGCTCCTCGCGGTCCTGCGCCTCATCGCGGAGCAGCAGGGCCTGTCCCTGCCCATGACGGGCCTGGAGCACCACGCGGAGCCGCGCATCCTCAATACCCGGAACGAAGTCGTGGGCTCCCTGCGCGCGGCCGGAACACTGGCGTTCACCTGA